Sequence from the Sulfuricurvum sp. IAE1 genome:
CGGAGAAGTCAAAAAAAACATGGAAGCCTCCGGTCCGGTCAAAACGCTCGAATTTTGTTCGATGAACGCCCTCCCCATGACCGAGCAGGTAGGTAAAGAGCACGGAACGAAGATCCAGCGCCTCAGCCTCAAAAACCGCAATCCGCTCAACGCCGCGACCGGCGAGGACAAAGCGTTGCTCGAGCAATGGGAAACGATGCTCAAAAACGGCCAAAGCCTTCCAAGCCATGAACTGAAAAAACTTTCGTCCTCTCAAAGTGCCTATTACAAACCGATTCTCATCAACAATGAAGCGTGTCTGAAATGCCACGGCGACATCGCTTCGGGATCCCCTCTGGGAAAAGCGATTGCGACAACCTATCCCGAAGATAAAGCGCTGGGGTATAAAATGGGGGATTTAAGGGGAATGGTAAAGGTTGAGATTTCCGAATAAGCGGAGCCTCTGCCCCGCCGTATCGGCGTTTAACGCGCGTATTCCACGACGCGGCTTTCGCGGATGACATTGACTTTGATTTCGCCGGGAAACTGCACCTTCTGGGCGATCTCTTCGGCGATCTCGCGGGCGATCAGCGCACTTTCGTCGTCATTGACGCTTTGGGCGTTGACGATGACGCGCACTTCGCGCCCCGCATTGATAGCATAGGCCTGCTTGACCCCCTCTTTGCGGGTCGCGATCTCTTCGATTTCGCTCACGCGCCGCAGAAAACTCTCCAGCACTTCGCGCCGCGCGCCCGGACGGGCTGCGGAAAGGGTATCGGCCGCACACACGGCGGCGCACTCGATGCTTTTGATCTCTTCGAAGCCGTGATGCGCGTAAATCGCGTTGATCACGACGGGATCTTCATTGTATTTTCGGCAGAGTTCGACGCCGATGTCGACGTGATTTCCCCCGCTCTCCTGGGTCAGTGCCTTGCCGATGTCGTGCAGCAGTCCGGCACGTCGGGCGAGTTTGACGTCGCCTCCCATCTCTGAGGCCATGATACCCGCCAGATGGGCGACTTCCAGGGTATGTGCCAATGCGTTCTGGCCGTAGCTTGAACGGTATTTAAGCCGTCCAACGAGTTTGACCAGCTCGTGGTGAATCCCGCTTAGCCCCAGTTCGAAGACGATGTCTTCCCCTTCGCGCAGCATCGCTTCTTCAAACTCTTCGCACACCTTTTGGTACACCTCTTCGATCCGGGCAGGCTGTATACGTCCGTCCTGAATCAGCAACTCGACCGTCCGTACCGCGACCGCGCGGCGATAGAGGTTGAACGAGCTGACAATGATCGCGTTGGGGGTCTCGTCGATAATGATATCGACCCCGGTCACCATTTCGAGGGTCTTGATATTGCGTCCCTCTTTGCCGATAATGCGCCCTTTGAGCTCATCGTCATCGAGATGGATCACGCTGATGAGCCGCTCGGCCGCAAATTCGCCCGCAAAACGGGACGTCGCCTGCGCGAGAATGTAATCGGCTTTGCGTTTGATCTGTTCTTTGGACTGCTCTTCGAGCAGCCGCATTTCACGCGCAAGGGCGAGACGTTCTTTGTCCCGCACCTGTTCGATAAGGATCGCCTTGGCCTCCTGCGCGGAGAGTCCCGCGCGTTGTTCCACGATCACCTGCATCTGGTCAATTTTGCGGCGATAGTCTTCTTTTAATTTCTCCAAAGACCGCTCGTTGCGTTCGAGATTCAAACGGCGGTTTTCGATTGCCGAGCGCTGCGATGAAAGCTTCTCTTCTTCGCTTTTGCGGAAACGTTCGAACGTTTTCTCCTGATCGAGAATCTTTTGTTCGCGCTCTGCGAACTCTTTTTTAACCTGTTCGTACGTTTCGTCGTACCGCTTCTGAGCCTCTTTTTCGATCTCGCGCGAACGGATCGAAGCGCGTTCGAGGACGATCTGCGCTTCGTTTTCGATCGCTTTGGCCTTTGCCTTGGCCTGTTCGAGATACAAATCAAAATGGGCGGCGGAAATCTTTTTCGAAATTAAAAAGCCGACTACACCGCTGGCGACGGCAATGCCGCCTCCGGCGAGTAGTTCGTTCAACATGGGTTTTCCTCATACTATAGGCCCCGCGCGGGGTAATCAACAAATCAGACCGCACATCATAATCGTCACATAAAAATCTGTTTGTCAAACATTCGCAGGACTGGATAAAAATCGTAAACGGTCTGGCTTTAAGGGTCGGGAAAAATCGATCATACATCCCTTTGCCAAAACCGATCCGGCCCAGCGAGGCGTCTACCCCTATAGCGGGGACGATAGCTACATCTATTAAATCTGTTTTTCGATAACTGTCCCGAGGCTCGTAAATCCCGAAAGCTTTACGTTCCAACGGTAATCTCAATGGTACCATCTTGAAACTGACGCCATCCATAAACGGGAGATATACTTTTCCTCTGCGGCGTGCGGCGGCAACCGTCTTACGGATGTCGGCTTCAAACTCCATGGGCCAGTAGGCCAGGACGCTTCGGGGGGCAAGCTCAGAGAGCACCCGATCAAGCGTCCTCCGTACCCTCGCGTCGCGCATCGTTTTGGTCGCGGGACTGGCACTTTTAAGTCGTTTGCTGCAAACGCTTCGGAACTCGCTTTTGGTCACTTTTTACCTTTGCTTCGTTATAATCAGCCTAATTTTATCCAATTCCAAAAGGGACCGAGATGCGTTTTTCACTCTTTTTTACCTCTTTGATCTCTATAACCCTCCTGTTTCAGGGATGCGGCGACGATTCGGCCGAAGACGCGATGGTCTCGACCGCCACGTTCAACCTGATGGACACGCAGGGAAAAGCCTATACCGTCGAAAAACGGGGAACCAATTTCACCCTCAGCACCGGAAAAGACAAAGTCGTCCTTTTCGATATTTTTGCCACCTGGTGCCCCCCCTGCCAGGCCGAAGTGAAACATCTGGGCAATCTCCAGAAAAAATACGGTGAGGATCTGATCATCATGGGGATCACGATCGAAGACGACAAAAGCAACGCCGAACTCGAAGCGTTCCGCGAAAAGTACAAAGGGGGAGACTACCTCATCAGCAACAAAGCCGATAACAAAGAACTTGCCCGCGCCATCGCATCGACCATCGGGGTCGGCCAGCAGTTTCCGATACCGCTCATGGTGCTCTACAAAAACGGCGAATACGTGACCCACTACGCCGGCGCGACCCATGAAGAGATCATCGACCATGACATCGCCGAAGCACTGGAGCGTTAAGAATGTTCGGATTTATCAAAAAAGGACTTCAGAAAACGGTCGACGCGATCGCGGCGGTACTCCCCGAAAAAAAAGCGGCCGTTTCCAAAGATGAGCTCGAAAGCATCCTCCTCGAAGCCGATGTCGAATACGATCTCGTCGAAATCATTCTCCGCGAACTTTACCAGGAAAACGTGACGCGCGAGCAACTCGAGTCGAAACTCCTCGCGACCCTAGCATTCGCCCAGAACACCCTCCCCGACAACCCCGACAAACCGACCGTCACCCTCATTATCGGCGTCAACGGGGCCGGGAAAACGACGACGATCGCCAAACTGGCCCAACGCCACCTCAACAACGGCGAACGGGTCATCCTGGGTGCGGGAGACACCTTCCGCGCCGCCGCGATCGAACAGCTCACCCGCTGGGCCGACAAACTCGAAATCCCCATCGTCTCTTCGCGCCAGGGGCATGATCCCAGCGCCGTGGCGTACGATACGATCGAATCGGCCAAAGCGCGGGGGTTTGAGCAGGTCATCATCGATACCGCCGGACGCCTCCACACCCAGACGAATCTGGGGAACGAACTCAAAAAAATCGTCCGCATCTGCGACAAGGCCCATCCCGGATCGCCCCACCGCAAAATCCTCATTCTCGACGGGACACAGGGGAGTTCCGCGATCGCCCAGGCCAAAGCGTTCAACGAGATGGTGGGTGTTGATGGGATCATCATCACCAAGCTCGACGGAACGGCGAAGGGGGGATCAGTTTTCAGTATCGCATACGCCCTCAAACTCCCGATCCTCTACATCGGCGTCGGGGAGAGTGCGGAACATCTCATCCCGTTTGACAAATACGAATTCGTCGACGGTATCCTCGACGCGATTTTCGGCGAGAAAGCCGCCTGATCATGGCCAAAAAGAAAACGACCCTCTTCGAATGCCAGCACTGCGGCTTCACCACCCCCAAATGGATGGGCAAATGCACCAACTGCGGCGGCTGGGACAGTTTTATCGAGCTGAACGAACAGCAGCAGGAGATCATCAAACTCACCTCCTCATCATCTCCCGCAGCCGGAGCCAAGGCCAAAGAGATCACGAGTATCGTCGAAGAGACGACCGAGCGTTACAGCAGCGATGACAGCGAACTCGACATGGTTCTCGGCGGCGGAATCGTCCCGGGGTCACTTGTCCTGATCGGAGGGAGTCCCGGGGTGGGAAAATCGACCCTGCTCCTCAAAATCGGCTCCAACCTCGCACGCCAGAACCGTAACGTCCTCTACGTCACGGGCGAGGAGAGCGAAGGACAGGTCAAACTGCGGGCCAACCGCCTCGGGGCCAACGTCGACCACCTCTACCTCCTCAGCGAAATCCGCCTCGAACAGGTTCTGGGCGAACTGCACGAACGCGCGTACGAATGCATCATCGTCGACTCGATCCAGACCCTTTATTCCGAGACGATCCCCTCCGCACCCGGATCGGTGACGCAGGTACGCCAGATCACGTTTGACCTGATGCGCATTGCCAAAGAGCGCAAAATCGCCATCTTCATCATCGGGCACATCACCAAAGAGGGTTCAATCGCCGGCCCGAGGGTACTGGAGCACATGGTGGACGTGGTCTTGTATTTCGAAGGGGACAGCGGTCACGAACTGCGGATCCTGCGCGGGTTCAAAAACCGTTTCGGCCCCACCAGCGAAATCGGCGTATTCGAAATGCGCGGCGAAGGGCTCGTTTCGGCCAAAGACCTCTCCTCGCGTTTTTTCAACCGCTCCAAATCCCAAAGCGGCTCGGCCCTGACCGTCATTATGGAGGGTTCCCGCCCCATCGTGCTGGAAGTGCAGGCGCTGGTGAGCGACACCCACGCACCCAATCCCAAACGTCAGGCGACGGGGTTCGAAACCAACCGTCTCAACATGCTCCTGGCCCTGCTGGAGCGCAAACTCGAACTGCCGCTCAACAGTTACGACGTCTTCGTCAACATCACGGGCGGCATCAAAATCACCGAAACGTCCGCCGATCTCGCGATTCTCGCCGCCATCATCAGCAGCTTCCGCAACCGCTCCATCTCCAAAGAGACCGTTTTTATCGGCGAAGTCTCGCTCGTCGGGGATATCCGCGAAGTGTACCAACTCGACCAGCGGCTCAAAGAAGCGGCTTCCCAACAGATCACAAAAGCGCTCATCCCCAAAAAACCGCTCGAAAAAAGCAGCGTCAAATGCTACGAAATCGACGAAGTGAGTAAACTGCTGGAGTGGTTTTAAAGGTAGATTCGAGTATAATTTCCAACCCATAACCTGAGGAGAATCAACATGCCTATGTGTTCCATTTTTGCCGATCATAAATCCGAAGAGCGCTATTCCAAGCTCTCGCTCGCCTATACGACCGACGAAGAACGCCAACTGATCGAAGAAACGATCGAGGCGTGTACTCCCTTGTGCTCAATCCAGCCGACCATTTACGGCGGTGCCGTCACCGGCGGAAAACGGATGATCACGATCGAATACCATGACGACTGCGACCGCGAAGGGGGCAACGTGTTCGAAGCGATCATCAAAAAACTGGGAATAGAGGAATGTCATTGACCATCAACCCCTCGGATCTGAGTGTCCAGCGTCTTAAAGAGTTCGCCGAAGGGAACGAAACCTTCCAGAAAACCTACTTCCGCAAGAATGAAGCGCAACTGCTCAAACTTGCAAAAGAAGGTCAAAACCCCAAGACCCTTTTCATCGGATGTTCGGATTCACGGGTCATTCCCGACCTGATCGTCCAGTCCAATCCCGGCGATTTATTCGTTATCCGAAACGTCGGAAACTTCGTCGCTCCCTACAAACCCGACGAGGATTTTCACTCGACCGCGGCGGGAATCGAATACGCCGTGAACGTCCTGGGAGTCTCCGAGATCATCATCTGCGGACATTCTCACTGCGGGGCGATCGAATCGCTGTACAAAACGACGTGCGATACGTCGATGGTCCATACGGCCAAATGGCTGACTCTGGGAGAAAAAGCCAAATCGATGGCATTGATCGCACTGGGAGACAACGCCCCTAAGGACAATCTCCTGCGGACAACCGAGCAACTCTCGATCATCACCCAGATCGAAAACCTTCTCACCTACCCTTACGTCAAAAAACTGGTGGACTCGGATAAACTGTTCATCCACGGGTGGTACTACGATATCGAAACCGGAACGATCGATTACTACGATCCCGATTCCTACCAGTTCCGACCGCTCAGCGATCTCGCCGAATAATCCGTTCTTTTTCCGTCCCTTTGCGGGACGCTCTTTTTACCAATCCAGAAACAAAAACAGCGCCGAGAGAAAATAGTTCGCGACGAAAATCGCCACCGCCGAATAGACGACCGCATAGATCGTCGACTCTCCGACCCCTCTGGCTCCGCCTGTTGTATGGTAGCCGATGTAGCTGCCGATGGCACTGACGATGTAGCCGAAAACGGCGGCTTTGATGACGCCGGTCATGATGTCGTCGAATTCTCCCAGCCGCATCAGCGTATCCTGGTAAACGACCGGATTGATCCCCAAAACTCCCGTCGAAATCAGATAACCGGCACCTATGGCGATGAAATCGAACCAGACGACCAGCAGGGGAAGCGAAATGATCGTCGCTACGATGCGCGGAGAGATCAGGTACTCTTTGGAATCGACCCCCAGGATGTCGATTGCGTCGATCTGTTCGCTCACCCGCATCGTCCCCAGTTCCGCCGCCATCGCGCTGATGGAGCGCGAAATCAGCATCAAGGCCGCGAACACGGGCCCCAGTTCGCGCGTAATCGAAAAATAGACGGTATAGCCGATAAAATTTTCGGCGCCGAACTGGTGGAACCCGTTGTAAAGCTGTATCGCCAGCACCATTCCGGTAAAAACGGCGGTCAGCGTAATAACCCCCATACACCCCATCCCGATAACTTCGATCTGGGTCAGAAAAATTTTGGGGCGGCGCAGTACGTACGGAAAGAGTGCAAAAAGTCTGACCTGGAACAGAATAAACGCCCCGAATCTCTCAATCGTGTCGAAAAAACGGACGAACGGACGGCCGACGTAACCCAATAGCCTCTCTATCATTGCACTATTCCTTGTTTTAATCGGGTAAGTTTACTCCAAGAAAGCCTAAAATTCAAAAGTTTCTCGCTACAATATCCATTATCTTACCAAACAACCGGAGCAACGGATGGCTGAAAAAGAAGAAGAACAGACCGCAGAAGGCGGAGAAAAGAAAAAATCGAACCTGCTGCTGATCATTATCATCATCGTACTGGTGCTCGTACTGGCGATCGGCGGGGCCATTGCATTTTTGATGATGGGTAACGATGATGCGGCGGGCGAAGCGGCTCACGGAGCCAAAAAAGAAGCCGCGGCCGCGCCGCATGCCGACGAAGCCGAAAGCGAAGCGGGCCCTTCGGATTCTTCCCTGACCGAAGTGGGACTGATGTACCCGCTTGACGTTTTCACGGTCAATCTCCTTTCCGAAAGCGGACGCCGTTATCTGAAAGTCGAGATCAACCTTGAAATCGAGGGGGAAGAACTTAGCCCTGAACTCGATACGAAAAAACCGATTTTCCGCGATATCATTATCCGGATTCTCTCTTCCAAATCGCTCGAAGAAATTTCGACGATCAAAGGAAAAGAGAAACTCAAAGAACAGATCGTCGACGAGATCAACATGCGTCTTAAAGACGGTAAAGTCAAAAACGTCTACTTCACCGATTTCGTGGTGCAATGATCGGAATCGACCTGGTCAAAACGCAGAGGATGGAACGGCTACTGGGCCGTTTCGGCGAACGGGGGCTTTCCCGTTTCCTCTCCCCCGATGAAATTCTCCTCGTCAAAAACCACCGTAACGCCGCCGGGTTCTGGGCCGCCAAGGAAGCATGCGCCAAAGCGCTTGGATGCGGCATCGGGGCCGAGTGCGGATTTCACGATATCATCCTCTCCAAAAACCCCAAAGGTGCACCGCTGATCGATCTGTCCGAACGGGTCAAAACGGCGTTCGCTATCGAAAATCTCAGCGTCTCGATCACCCATGACGGCGACTACGCGATCGCCGTCGTCGCCCTTGAACGGCACAGGGCTTAACCCTTCTCTTATCGCCTCTGGGTTATGATTTTAGCATCATTACGAGGAATCCCATGAACGCCATTACCGTCACCAAAAACGCCGCCCGATCCTTACGCAATTTCTTTTGCTGGGTTTACAGCAACGAACTGATCGCCCCGGACGATATTGCCGATGGAGAGATCGTCGATATCCTTGCACCCGATGGGACATTTCTCGCGCGGGGGTATCTCAACCGCAAAAGCACGATTTCGGTACGGGTCCTCGCGTTTGAGCGCCGAGAGATCGACGCTTCGTTTTTCGAAGAACGGATCCGGTCGGCCTACGTCAAACGCAAGGCCATAGCCGGATGCGCCGACGCTTACCGCGTCGTCCACTCCGAAGCCGATTTTCTCCCGGGTCTCATCGTCGACAGCTACAACGGCTATCTTGCGATTCAGATCAACACCCTGGGAATGGAACGGCTGCGCGCCCCGATCATCGATGCCCTCCGAAAGGTCCTCAACCCCATCGGCATCATTGACAAATCCGATGCCAAAGTACGCGCCAAAGAGGGACTCGAGACCCGTAATGGCGTCATTTCCGGTACGGTTCCCGAAACCGTTACGATCACTGAAAACGGGATCAAATTCAGCGTCAACCTTCACGAAGGGCAAAAAACGGGCTTCTACCTCGACCAACGCCGTAACCGTCGTATCAGTGCGGAATATGTCGGCGAGGGGATGCGTGTTTTGGATGTTTTCTGCAATGCCGGAGGTTTCGGTCTCTACGCCCTGCGCAACGGTGCCGACGTCCGGTTTGTCGATCTCTCCGAACATGCCCTGACGCAAGTCCGGCACAACCTCGAACTCAACGGTTTTCCAGAGTGCGACATCATCCGCCAGGACGCTTTCGATTTCCTGACCCTCGAAAAAACGACGCCGAACCGCTATGACGCGGTTTTCCTCGACCCTCCCCCGTTTGCCAAAACGAAAAAAGAGGCCGAGGGGGCAATCAAGGGGTTCAAATTTCTTTTTTCGGCGGGCCTGTCGTTGACCAAACCGGGGGGGATCGTCGCACTCTACTCCTGCTCGCACCATATCGGAGAAGACACCCTCCTCGAGATCGCCCGCGAAGCTTCCGCCAAGGCGGGGGTCCCGTTGGAGGTTCTGGAGCTTCAGCGCGCAGACAATGATCATCCCTACATTCTCAATATCCCGAATTCCGCCTATCTCAGCGGAATCATCGTTCGTAAAACCGTATTATAGGAGTCATGATGGAACAACTCGTAACCGTACAAAAATACGCCGCAATGCACCGCCTGAGCATCCATACCGTCATCAAAAAGACGATGAACGGTGAGCTCAAAAGCGTCGAAAAAGAAGAAGACGGCAAAAAAACGACCTACATTCTCCTCTCATCCCAGCCCCATGCCCCGGTTCAAGTGTCCGAGTCTCCCGCACCCTCCGATCCTGTCGACGAAGAAATCGATTATAAAAAAGCGTACGAAGACCTTCACACCGAATACCTGATTCTCAAAACGCGCTACGAAAAACTTCTTGCCGCTTCCTCTGACTCCGGGCACTAAGTCTCAGGAGGGGGTGCGTTCATTCCCCTGCATCGTATCGATGTAGCCGCATACGTCCGTATTGTCGTTACAGGGAGGGTTCGAAGCGCTTTTTTCGAAATCGGCCAGATTGGCCGAAACGAAATTCCAGTTGACCCGTTTCCACCACCCTTCCAGATAGTCGGGACGCGCATTGCGGTAGTCGATGTAATAGGCGTGTTCCCATACGTCGCAGGTCAGAAGCGGTGTTTCTCCCTGTCGTAGGGGGGTATCGGCGTTGGAGGTCGTCCGCAGCTCGAGCCGCCCCTCCTTTGTCATCACCAGCCAGGTCCATCCCGATCCGAACAGCCCTATCGCCGCATTCACAAAAGCCTCTTTGAAACGCTCGGCCGATCCGAAATCGCGTTCGATCAACGCGCTCAGACGTGCCGAGGGTTCGGTCACAGAACCGCTAAGCCCTTTCCAGTAAAAATCGTGGTTGTATACCTGTGCGGCATTGTTGAATACAGGACCTGTGGCATTTTGAATAATCTGTTCGAGATTCATCGATTCGTATTCGGTGCCGGCGATAAGGGCATTGAGCTTGTTGACGTACGCGGCATGGTGCTTGCCGTAATGGTATGAAAGCGTTTCGGCGGAAATAGAAGGTTCGAGCGACGAAGGCTCGAAAGGGAGTTTCATCAATTCGTGAAGCATGGGAAACCTCCTGAAACGAAAGTATCATCCATCATCTTAGCCTACGAGGCTGAAAGAATCCCAACGCCGTTTCGATCCGAGGCAAGCTTCAGGCAAGGTTCAGCGGTACGGTCCGCTTCATCCCCCGCCGACAAAATCGAGCAGTTCGACTGTATCCCCTTCGTGCAAAACGGCGCTGTTCCACCCGTCTTGCTTCACGATCTGCATGTTCACCGCCGCAGCCATCACTTTGGCCTCGATGCCGAGCGAACGGATCAGTTCCAAAAGGGTCGTATTTTCGGAAACCTCACGGGTTTCGCCGTTTACTTTGATGTGCATACTCTCTCCTACATCGACATTTTTATGAGTTGGGCGATCTGGAAAAACTCCTTGGCGATCGCGAAATCGTACGCCGTTGCCCCGTCGTTGTTTTTAAGATGGGGATCGGCTTTGGCTTTAAGGAGAAAATCGACGATTTTCTCATTCCCGCTGAACGCCGCCTGGTGCAGGGGGGTGATGCCGTCTTTATTGGCCAGATTCACGTCCGCGCCGCGCAGGACGACGAACGTCACGAGGTCGAGGTCTTTTTTCTTGACCGCCAGGATGAGCGGCGTGTTGCCGTTGTTATCCTGAAAATTGATATCGGCTCCGCATTCGAGCAGGTAGGCGGCCATTTTGGTGTCTGAGAGCTTGATCGCGACGTGCAGGGCACTCAGTCCCGCGGCATTGGCTTCGTCGACCTTGTGTCCCGCCCGGATATGGCGTTCCATCGACTGCCGGTCTCCATCGAACGCCGCATCGTGCAGCACTCCCGCGCCGGCGGATGCCGCTAGCACGAAAAACGGGATTATCCACCGCATCATCGTTTCTTATTCCTTTACGAACCGTATCATTTTGAACCGTTCCCCCATCAGCGAAGGGGTAATGAGTATTTTGGCTTTTTCGAGCTCTTGTTTGTAGATCGCTTCGCCGGCGCGTTCCTTGAGGATCGCAAGCAGATCGAGAATCCCCATCTCCACGAGCGCCACAAGCTGCGTCGCATACTGGGCGCAAACGACGCCTTCGTTTTCAAACGCCTCTTTTACGTGGGTGAAATTGACGTCGTAGGTGATGTCGCTTCGGCCGAACGCTTCATTCATGTCGAGCGCTTCGTCAAAGAGCGGGTAGACCTGGTGTTCACGATAGACGCGGATCGAAAAATCGCTTCGCGCCTGCAATTCGCCGTAATCGAAACTGACGAATTCGAAACGTTCCGCCGCCTTGCGCATCGCCTGAGCAAACGACTCGTATCCTCGCGCAATTTCGCCCCGATCCTGCTTATATTTTTCGGCCAGCTCCGTTATTTCAGGATCGTCGATGTCGAAGAGGACTTTCCCCTCTTCGACGCGGCCCGTTTTCCCTTTGTAAAACAATTCGCAGGGAAACGCGTCGAAAATCTCGTTCGCGACGAAAAAGGCGCACCGTTCGGAGACTTCCGTCAAATCGCCGTAGTGTTCGAGCTTCACCGCGTTGCCGAACGATTCGTCGAAATAATTTTGCTGCGCCGTTCGAAGCGCTTCGAACCGTTCGACGATTCCGAACCGAAGCGTCTGCAGAAGCTGCGGACGCAGCGTATGGATGAATTCGATGATATCGGCGAGCAGGTAGCCGTGATGGGCGCCGATTTCACAGATCAGCGCGTCGCTTCGCAAAAACCCCTCGTCGATGCGTCGGACGATGTGATTGGCGATCGTTCCCCCGAAGAACTTGGAGGTACTCACCGCCGTATAGAAATCCCCTTTTTTGCCGATCGGGCGGTACGAGGCGTAATACCCCTGTTCTCCGTACAGCCACTCTTGCATATAGTCGCTAAAACGCACGAATAGCCTTAGAGGGACGCCATCGCTTTTTCAAGACGCGCGAACCCTTCGTCAATGTCCGCTTTGGTGATCGTCAGCGGCGGCAGGAAACGGAGGGTATTGCGTCCGGCTTTGAGGACGAGTACCCCCGCCTCACGCGCGGCGTTGATGATTTTGGAGAGGGTGTCCCCGTCGGCCACTCTAAGCCCCCGCATCATGCCAAGTCCCACGTGTTCGAGGAAAATGGCCGGATGAGCGGCGGCAAAGCGGGCCAGCGACTCTTCGAAATAGATCAGCATATGATCAAGTTCCCCGCTTTGCTTGAGTTCGGAGAGGATGTCGAGCACCTCGTTCGCCGCTGCGGTGGAGAGATAATTGCCGCCGAACGTCGAGCCGTGGTCGCCGGGGGCGAAAATATCTTTTTTGCTCGTCATCACCACGCCGATCGGTACGCCCCCGCCCAGCCCTTTGGCCAGTGTGATCACGTCGGGTTCGATTCCGTAGAGGTTCGACGCCAGAAACTCGCCCGTGCGGTAAATACCCGTCTGCACTTCGTCGACCATCAGCAAAATATCGCGCGATTTGAGCAGCGCGGCCAGTGCCTGGACTTTCTGGCGATCCTGCGGTTGCACGCCCCCTTCCCCCTGCACCAGTTCGATCATGACCGCGACAGTATGATCGTCCAGCAACGATTCGATCTCATCGATGTTTTTGGCATACACGAAACCGTCGGGAAACGGCCCGAAATAGTTGTGCATCGATTCCTGACCCGTCGCTTTGAGCGCCGTGATCGTCCGGCCGTGGAACGAATGCTGCAGCGTGATGATTTTGTACCGTTTGGGCTGACCGTTTTCCTCACCGTATTTGCGGGCAATTTTGATCGCCCCCTCGTTCGCCTCGGCACCGCTGTTTCCGAAAAAACATTTCATGTCGTATCCGCTTTGCTCGACGATCCGGCGGGCACATTCGGCCTGCGGTTCGATCAGGTAAAGGTTCGAGACATGGATGATCCGCGACGCCTGCTCGCAGATCGCTTTGGTAAGGCGGTCATTGCCATGGCCGACGCTGCATACCG
This genomic interval carries:
- a CDS encoding ABC transporter permease, producing MIERLLGYVGRPFVRFFDTIERFGAFILFQVRLFALFPYVLRRPKIFLTQIEVIGMGCMGVITLTAVFTGMVLAIQLYNGFHQFGAENFIGYTVYFSITRELGPVFAALMLISRSISAMAAELGTMRVSEQIDAIDILGVDSKEYLISPRIVATIISLPLLVVWFDFIAIGAGYLISTGVLGINPVVYQDTLMRLGEFDDIMTGVIKAAVFGYIVSAIGSYIGYHTTGGARGVGESTIYAVVYSAVAIFVANYFLSALFLFLDW
- the fliL gene encoding flagellar basal body-associated protein FliL, with product MAEKEEEQTAEGGEKKKSNLLLIIIIIVLVLVLAIGGAIAFLMMGNDDAAGEAAHGAKKEAAAAPHADEAESEAGPSDSSLTEVGLMYPLDVFTVNLLSESGRRYLKVEINLEIEGEELSPELDTKKPIFRDIIIRILSSKSLEEISTIKGKEKLKEQIVDEINMRLKDGKVKNVYFTDFVVQ
- the acpS gene encoding holo-ACP synthase, producing MIGIDLVKTQRMERLLGRFGERGLSRFLSPDEILLVKNHRNAAGFWAAKEACAKALGCGIGAECGFHDIILSKNPKGAPLIDLSERVKTAFAIENLSVSITHDGDYAIAVVALERHRA
- a CDS encoding class I SAM-dependent rRNA methyltransferase, whose protein sequence is MNAITVTKNAARSLRNFFCWVYSNELIAPDDIADGEIVDILAPDGTFLARGYLNRKSTISVRVLAFERREIDASFFEERIRSAYVKRKAIAGCADAYRVVHSEADFLPGLIVDSYNGYLAIQINTLGMERLRAPIIDALRKVLNPIGIIDKSDAKVRAKEGLETRNGVISGTVPETVTITENGIKFSVNLHEGQKTGFYLDQRRNRRISAEYVGEGMRVLDVFCNAGGFGLYALRNGADVRFVDLSEHALTQVRHNLELNGFPECDIIRQDAFDFLTLEKTTPNRYDAVFLDPPPFAKTKKEAEGAIKGFKFLFSAGLSLTKPGGIVALYSCSHHIGEDTLLEIAREASAKAGVPLEVLELQRADNDHPYILNIPNSAYLSGIIVRKTVL
- a CDS encoding superoxide dismutase, which encodes MLHELMKLPFEPSSLEPSISAETLSYHYGKHHAAYVNKLNALIAGTEYESMNLEQIIQNATGPVFNNAAQVYNHDFYWKGLSGSVTEPSARLSALIERDFGSAERFKEAFVNAAIGLFGSGWTWLVMTKEGRLELRTTSNADTPLRQGETPLLTCDVWEHAYYIDYRNARPDYLEGWWKRVNWNFVSANLADFEKSASNPPCNDNTDVCGYIDTMQGNERTPS
- the thiS gene encoding sulfur carrier protein ThiS; the encoded protein is MHIKVNGETREVSENTTLLELIRSLGIEAKVMAAAVNMQIVKQDGWNSAVLHEGDTVELLDFVGGG
- a CDS encoding ankyrin repeat domain-containing protein; translated protein: MMRWIIPFFVLAASAGAGVLHDAAFDGDRQSMERHIRAGHKVDEANAAGLSALHVAIKLSDTKMAAYLLECGADINFQDNNGNTPLILAVKKKDLDLVTFVVLRGADVNLANKDGITPLHQAAFSGNEKIVDFLLKAKADPHLKNNDGATAYDFAIAKEFFQIAQLIKMSM
- a CDS encoding SAM-dependent methyltransferase yields the protein MRFSDYMQEWLYGEQGYYASYRPIGKKGDFYTAVSTSKFFGGTIANHIVRRIDEGFLRSDALICEIGAHHGYLLADIIEFIHTLRPQLLQTLRFGIVERFEALRTAQQNYFDESFGNAVKLEHYGDLTEVSERCAFFVANEIFDAFPCELFYKGKTGRVEEGKVLFDIDDPEITELAEKYKQDRGEIARGYESFAQAMRKAAERFEFVSFDYGELQARSDFSIRVYREHQVYPLFDEALDMNEAFGRSDITYDVNFTHVKEAFENEGVVCAQYATQLVALVEMGILDLLAILKERAGEAIYKQELEKAKILITPSLMGERFKMIRFVKE
- a CDS encoding aspartate aminotransferase family protein — translated: MTKNFENYVLPTYGRQNVSFVKGMNALLVDSEGKEYVDFAAGIAVCSVGHGNDRLTKAICEQASRIIHVSNLYLIEPQAECARRIVEQSGYDMKCFFGNSGAEANEGAIKIARKYGEENGQPKRYKIITLQHSFHGRTITALKATGQESMHNYFGPFPDGFVYAKNIDEIESLLDDHTVAVMIELVQGEGGVQPQDRQKVQALAALLKSRDILLMVDEVQTGIYRTGEFLASNLYGIEPDVITLAKGLGGGVPIGVVMTSKKDIFAPGDHGSTFGGNYLSTAAANEVLDILSELKQSGELDHMLIYFEESLARFAAAHPAIFLEHVGLGMMRGLRVADGDTLSKIINAAREAGVLVLKAGRNTLRFLPPLTITKADIDEGFARLEKAMASL